One Paraburkholderia caffeinilytica DNA segment encodes these proteins:
- a CDS encoding efflux RND transporter permease subunit, protein MIARLIRWSIYNRFLVLLATVLVTAWGVYSVTQTPLDALPDLSDTQVIIKASYPGKAPQVVEDQVTYPLTTTLLGVPGAKTIRAYSSFGDAFVYVLFDDKTDQYWARSRVLEYLNQVQGRLPPGATVSLGPDATGVGWVYEYALVDRSGQHDLGQLRALNDWFLKFELKSVPDVSEVASIGGMVRQYQVVLDPDKLRAYGITQTMVADALGKANQESGGSVVEMAESEYMVRSSGYLRTLDDFRNVVLRTDEAGTPVLLGDVARIQIGPEMRRGIAELNGRGEVAGGVIVMRSGKNALTTIDAVKAKLAELKRSLPAGVEVVTTYDRSQLIERAVDNLKDKLVEEFIIVGLVCAVFLFHLRSAFVAILSLPLGVLTAFIVMRYQGVNANLMSLGGIAIAIGAMIDAAIVMIENAHKHLEAFDHDHPGKAITAAERWELIATSAAEVGPALFFSLLVITLSFIPVFSLEGQEGKLFSPLAFTKTYTIAAAAGLSVTLVPVLMGLLIRGRIPHENANPINRVLIRLYRPLLEATLRRPWLAIGLAVVALAASAIPLSRLGGEFMPPLDEGDLLYMPTALPGISAEKASELLQQTDRLIKTVPEVQTVFGKSGRADTATDPAPLEMFETTIQFKPRSRWRPGMTPEKLVDELDRTVKVPGLSNVWVPPIRNRLDMLSTGIKTPVGVKISGPDIGQIDKVATQVEAAVKTVPGVTSALAERLNGGRYIDVDIDRLAAARYGLAVADIQSIVSTAVGGENVGEVIAGRERFPINIRYPREIRDSLEKLRALPVVTDRGAQIRLDDVAHITIADGPPMIRSENARLAGYVYVDIRDTDLHSAVQAMQRAVAEKVTLPAGYSIAWSGQFEYLERAAAKLRTVIPVTLVVIFVLLFLTFNSVGDALLLMSTVPFALVGGFWFIWMLGHAVSVATAVGFIALAGVAAEFGVVMLLYLKGALTRRLDAGEPLTEALLLDAIREGAVQRVRPKAMTVAVVLAGLIPIMVGHGAGSEVMQRVAAPMVGGMITAPILSMLVIPAAWFLLQRRRAKRLPDARLSHAVPSGTTVPTTQTGEFQ, encoded by the coding sequence ATGATCGCGCGTCTTATCAGATGGTCCATTTACAACCGCTTTCTGGTGCTGCTTGCCACCGTGCTCGTCACGGCATGGGGCGTCTACTCGGTAACGCAAACGCCGCTCGACGCGCTGCCTGATCTGTCCGACACGCAGGTCATCATCAAAGCCTCGTATCCGGGTAAAGCGCCGCAGGTCGTCGAGGACCAGGTCACCTATCCCCTCACTACGACGCTGCTGGGCGTACCGGGGGCAAAAACCATTCGCGCCTATTCGTCATTCGGCGATGCATTTGTCTATGTCCTGTTCGACGACAAAACCGACCAGTATTGGGCGCGTTCCCGTGTGCTCGAGTATCTGAACCAGGTGCAGGGCAGGCTGCCTCCAGGCGCGACGGTATCGCTCGGGCCGGACGCAACCGGTGTCGGCTGGGTCTACGAATATGCGCTCGTCGACCGGAGCGGACAGCACGACCTGGGACAGCTTCGCGCCCTGAACGACTGGTTCCTGAAGTTCGAGCTGAAGTCGGTACCGGATGTGTCCGAAGTCGCGAGCATCGGCGGCATGGTGCGCCAATATCAGGTTGTGCTCGACCCGGACAAACTGCGCGCTTACGGCATCACGCAGACGATGGTCGCCGACGCATTGGGCAAGGCGAATCAGGAATCGGGCGGGTCGGTCGTCGAGATGGCGGAGTCCGAATACATGGTGCGCTCGTCGGGTTACCTGCGCACGCTCGATGACTTTCGCAACGTCGTCCTGCGCACCGACGAGGCCGGTACGCCCGTGCTGCTGGGCGACGTCGCGCGGATTCAGATCGGCCCCGAGATGCGGCGCGGCATCGCAGAGCTGAACGGTCGGGGCGAAGTGGCGGGCGGCGTCATCGTGATGCGCTCCGGCAAGAACGCGCTGACCACCATCGACGCGGTGAAGGCCAAGCTCGCCGAGCTGAAGCGTTCACTGCCCGCGGGCGTGGAAGTCGTGACGACCTACGACCGCTCGCAGCTGATCGAACGCGCGGTGGACAACCTGAAAGACAAGCTCGTCGAGGAATTCATTATCGTTGGGCTCGTCTGCGCGGTCTTTCTGTTCCATCTGCGCAGTGCGTTCGTCGCCATCCTGTCGTTGCCCTTGGGCGTGCTGACCGCTTTTATCGTGATGCGGTATCAAGGCGTGAACGCGAATCTGATGTCGCTGGGCGGCATTGCGATTGCCATCGGCGCGATGATCGACGCGGCCATCGTGATGATCGAGAACGCACACAAGCATCTCGAAGCGTTCGACCACGACCATCCCGGCAAGGCGATCACTGCGGCTGAACGTTGGGAGCTCATCGCCACGTCGGCCGCCGAGGTCGGGCCGGCTTTGTTCTTCTCGTTGCTCGTCATCACGCTATCGTTCATTCCGGTGTTCTCGCTCGAAGGCCAGGAAGGCAAGCTGTTTTCCCCACTGGCGTTCACGAAGACGTACACGATTGCAGCGGCAGCGGGGCTGTCGGTAACGTTGGTGCCGGTGTTGATGGGTTTGCTGATTCGCGGTCGCATTCCGCACGAGAACGCGAACCCGATCAATCGCGTGCTGATCCGCCTCTATCGGCCGTTGCTGGAGGCGACGTTGCGCCGTCCGTGGTTGGCCATCGGTCTGGCGGTGGTTGCGCTCGCCGCGTCGGCGATTCCGCTTTCGCGGCTCGGCGGCGAATTCATGCCGCCGCTCGACGAAGGCGATCTGCTGTATATGCCGACAGCGCTGCCGGGCATCTCGGCGGAGAAAGCGAGTGAACTGCTGCAGCAGACCGACCGGCTCATCAAGACCGTCCCGGAAGTGCAGACCGTGTTCGGCAAGTCCGGCCGCGCCGACACGGCGACGGACCCCGCGCCGCTCGAGATGTTCGAGACCACGATCCAGTTCAAGCCACGCAGCCGGTGGCGGCCCGGCATGACGCCGGAGAAACTGGTCGACGAACTGGACCGCACCGTCAAGGTGCCGGGGCTCTCGAACGTGTGGGTTCCGCCGATCCGCAATCGGTTGGACATGCTCTCCACGGGGATCAAGACGCCGGTCGGCGTCAAGATTTCGGGCCCTGACATCGGGCAGATCGACAAGGTCGCAACGCAGGTCGAAGCGGCGGTCAAGACCGTGCCCGGGGTGACGTCCGCCCTCGCCGAGCGCCTGAACGGCGGGCGATACATCGACGTCGATATCGACCGGCTGGCGGCGGCGCGCTACGGTCTTGCGGTTGCCGACATCCAGTCGATCGTCTCGACCGCGGTCGGCGGCGAAAACGTCGGCGAGGTCATTGCCGGGCGGGAGCGCTTTCCGATCAACATCCGCTATCCACGCGAGATCCGCGATTCGCTCGAGAAGCTGCGCGCGCTGCCGGTCGTGACAGACCGTGGCGCGCAGATCCGGCTAGACGACGTGGCGCACATCACGATTGCCGACGGTCCGCCGATGATTCGCAGTGAGAATGCACGACTCGCTGGTTACGTGTACGTCGATATCCGCGACACAGACCTGCATTCAGCCGTGCAGGCCATGCAGCGCGCAGTCGCCGAGAAAGTGACGCTGCCCGCCGGGTATTCGATTGCGTGGTCCGGTCAGTTCGAATATCTGGAGCGGGCGGCGGCGAAGTTGCGCACCGTCATTCCCGTGACGCTGGTTGTCATTTTCGTGCTGCTTTTCCTGACGTTCAACTCGGTTGGTGACGCGCTGCTGCTGATGTCGACGGTGCCCTTCGCGCTGGTCGGCGGCTTCTGGTTCATCTGGATGCTGGGACATGCCGTGTCGGTCGCGACCGCCGTGGGATTCATTGCGCTCGCGGGCGTGGCCGCGGAGTTCGGTGTCGTGATGCTGCTCTACCTGAAGGGCGCGTTGACTCGCCGACTCGACGCAGGCGAGCCGCTGACCGAAGCGCTGCTTCTCGACGCGATTCGCGAGGGCGCCGTGCAGCGTGTCCGTCCCAAGGCGATGACGGTTGCGGTCGTGCTTGCCGGTCTCATCCCCATCATGGTCGGGCACGGTGCCGGCTCGGAAGTCATGCAGCGCGTCGCTGCACCGATGGTGGGCGGGATGATCACGGCGCCCATCCTGTCGATGCTGGTTATTCCCGCAGCGTGGTTCCTGCTGCAACGCCGCCGCGCGAAGCGTCTGCCCGACGCGCGGCTTTCTCATGCTGTACCTTCCGGCACAACCGTGCCTACTACCCAAACTGGAGAATTTCAATGA
- a CDS encoding copper-binding protein: MKKWIVALAAFGTMAAAPAFAGDDMAGMNMSMKPAASKDTPNAALTDAEVKKVDPASGMVTLKHGALQNVGMPAMTMAFKAKDASMVKRIHEGDKVKVRIEDVDGTLTIVKLEKAS; encoded by the coding sequence ATGAAGAAATGGATTGTTGCGCTCGCTGCTTTCGGCACCATGGCTGCCGCCCCCGCGTTTGCGGGTGACGATATGGCGGGCATGAACATGTCCATGAAGCCGGCGGCTTCAAAGGACACGCCGAATGCGGCGCTCACGGATGCAGAGGTAAAAAAAGTGGACCCGGCCTCCGGCATGGTCACGCTGAAACACGGCGCGCTGCAGAACGTCGGGATGCCGGCCATGACCATGGCCTTCAAGGCGAAGGATGCCTCGATGGTCAAGCGGATTCACGAAGGCGACAAGGTGAAGGTGCGCATTGAAGACGTCGACGGCACGCTGACCATCGTGAAACTGGAAAAAGCGTCGTGA
- a CDS encoding MFS transporter yields MQTEQRLSVLRQIPRSVWVLGCVSLFMDISSEIIHSLLPMFLMAALGASATTIGVIEGIAEAVAPIVKVFSGTLSDYLGNRKWLAVAGYGLGALSKPLFAVAPTIGIVVTARIMDRVGKGIRGAPRDALVADVTPPHLRGAAFGLRQSLDTVGAFLGPLLAVVIMLAWADSFRLAFWLAVIPGLLAVALLTFGIDEPAREPNAKRVNPIRRDSIRQLGTRYWWVVVVGGVFALARFSEAFLVLRAMGSGVPIALVPLMMVAMNVVYALSAYPFGKFADTMSHTRLLVAGLVVLIASDLVLAHGTQWSVVLVGVALWGLHMGMTQGLLATMVAHTAPAQLRGTAFGIFNLLSGAITLVSSVIAGTLWDRLGAAATFYAGAGFCVLTIALLLSGRTPDTSAGR; encoded by the coding sequence ATGCAGACTGAACAGCGACTCAGTGTTCTACGGCAAATTCCGCGCAGCGTGTGGGTGCTTGGCTGCGTCAGCCTGTTCATGGATATCTCATCCGAAATCATCCATAGCCTGTTGCCCATGTTCCTCATGGCCGCTCTCGGAGCCAGCGCAACCACGATCGGTGTCATCGAGGGCATTGCCGAGGCGGTAGCGCCTATCGTCAAGGTGTTCTCCGGAACCCTCAGCGACTATCTGGGAAACCGCAAATGGCTTGCCGTCGCAGGGTACGGACTGGGCGCCCTGAGCAAACCGCTTTTTGCCGTGGCGCCGACCATCGGTATCGTGGTGACCGCGCGCATCATGGACCGGGTGGGCAAAGGCATCAGAGGCGCGCCGCGCGATGCGCTCGTGGCAGATGTCACGCCGCCCCATCTGCGAGGTGCTGCATTTGGGCTTCGCCAGTCGCTGGACACCGTCGGCGCATTCCTCGGGCCACTGCTGGCCGTTGTCATCATGTTGGCGTGGGCCGATAGTTTCCGGCTCGCCTTCTGGCTTGCTGTCATTCCCGGCCTGCTCGCGGTCGCCCTGCTGACATTTGGCATCGATGAACCCGCGCGGGAGCCGAACGCGAAGCGGGTCAATCCGATTCGCCGGGACAGCATCAGGCAGCTCGGCACGCGCTACTGGTGGGTGGTCGTAGTTGGCGGAGTATTTGCGCTGGCGCGGTTCAGTGAAGCATTTCTCGTGTTGCGGGCCATGGGAAGTGGCGTGCCGATTGCGCTGGTTCCGCTCATGATGGTCGCGATGAATGTCGTGTATGCGCTTTCAGCCTATCCGTTCGGGAAATTCGCCGACACGATGAGCCACACCCGATTGCTGGTCGCAGGCCTCGTCGTGTTGATTGCTTCAGACCTGGTCCTCGCCCATGGCACCCAGTGGAGCGTCGTGCTCGTGGGCGTCGCGCTGTGGGGTCTGCACATGGGGATGACACAGGGGTTGCTGGCCACGATGGTTGCTCACACCGCGCCTGCGCAACTGCGCGGCACCGCGTTCGGTATCTTCAACCTGCTCAGCGGCGCCATTACGCTTGTGTCCAGCGTTATCGCCGGCACTTTGTGGGACCGCCTGGGTGCGGCGGCCACGTTCTATGCGGGAGCAGGTTTCTGCGTCCTGACGATCGCGTTGCTTTTGTCAGGACGAACGCCTGACACTTCAGCGGGTCGCTGA
- a CDS encoding GDCCVxC domain-containing (seleno)protein, whose product MTEVVLNSTITCPACGHKKDETMPTDACVWFYECAHCKAVLRPKPGDCCVYCSYGTTRCPPMQQSGSCCAGQDT is encoded by the coding sequence ATGACTGAAGTCGTGTTGAATTCCACCATCACGTGTCCGGCGTGCGGTCATAAGAAAGACGAGACGATGCCCACCGACGCCTGTGTGTGGTTTTACGAATGCGCCCATTGCAAGGCAGTCCTCAGGCCGAAACCCGGGGACTGCTGCGTGTACTGCTCGTACGGCACCACCAGGTGTCCGCCGATGCAGCAGTCAGGTTCATGCTGCGCGGGCCAGGACACGTGA
- a CDS encoding glycine zipper 2TM domain-containing protein: MTLTAGCTLGGAVAGGVIGNEATNHSAVGTVGGAVAGGIIGHELGK; the protein is encoded by the coding sequence ATGACATTGACGGCCGGCTGCACCCTTGGCGGTGCGGTGGCAGGCGGCGTGATCGGCAACGAGGCAACCAATCACAGCGCGGTCGGCACAGTCGGCGGCGCGGTAGCCGGCGGGATTATCGGACACGAACTGGGCAAGTAA
- a CDS encoding YciI family protein, with product MSYMLLIVEPPNQRIERGEQAGREAYDQMVRFAAGLKERGKLVAAEALTSTSDAVRVQVRDGQPKLLDGPFAEAKEMIGGFYLLDCESREEAVAIAQACPAASWCTVEVRKLGPCFL from the coding sequence ATGTCTTACATGCTGCTTATCGTCGAACCCCCGAATCAGCGCATCGAACGTGGTGAGCAGGCGGGGCGTGAGGCCTATGACCAGATGGTGCGTTTCGCCGCCGGTCTCAAAGAGCGCGGCAAGCTGGTCGCCGCCGAGGCGCTGACCTCCACGAGTGACGCCGTGCGCGTGCAGGTGCGCGACGGTCAACCGAAACTGCTCGATGGCCCGTTCGCCGAAGCCAAGGAAATGATCGGCGGCTTCTACCTGCTCGATTGCGAATCCCGTGAAGAAGCGGTGGCGATCGCGCAAGCCTGTCCGGCGGCCTCGTGGTGCACCGTCGAAGTCCGCAAACTCGGGCCGTGTTTCCTGTAA
- a CDS encoding YciI family protein encodes MRFMIIVKATAVSEAGGPPDPTMMAAMGAYHEELTKAGVLLDVNGLHPSSKGWRIHYSAGKRTLTDGPFAETKELIAGYTLIQVRSREEAMEWVRRYPAPFGEQAEGEIEVRQLHGHEDFEPGTEVDRSRKLDAVKH; translated from the coding sequence ATGCGATTCATGATCATAGTGAAGGCGACTGCCGTCAGCGAAGCCGGCGGTCCGCCGGACCCCACCATGATGGCCGCAATGGGCGCGTACCACGAAGAGCTGACCAAGGCCGGCGTGCTGCTCGACGTCAACGGCTTGCACCCGAGTTCGAAAGGCTGGCGCATTCACTACAGCGCGGGCAAGCGCACGCTGACCGACGGTCCGTTCGCGGAAACCAAGGAACTGATCGCCGGCTACACGCTGATTCAGGTTCGCTCCCGCGAGGAAGCGATGGAATGGGTGCGACGGTATCCGGCGCCGTTCGGCGAGCAGGCCGAAGGCGAAATCGAAGTGCGCCAACTGCATGGACACGAGGACTTCGAGCCGGGCACGGAAGTGGACCGTTCCCGCAAGCTGGACGCGGTCAAACATTGA
- a CDS encoding SRPBCC family protein — MLKVILIAVVAAVGLLLIYAATRPDNFRIERSVRIEAPPERIYGLIDDLHQFNRWNPFLRKDPAAQGTYSGTPSGKGARYAWQSEKVGVGQMEIVETAAPSNVTMNLDFIKPFEAHNIADFTLKPEAGATQVTWAMHGPSPYLSKLIAVFVSMDRMVGKDFEDGLGNLKTLAEAS; from the coding sequence ATGCTTAAAGTCATTCTGATCGCCGTCGTCGCGGCGGTGGGTCTGCTGCTCATTTATGCGGCGACGCGGCCCGACAACTTTCGCATCGAGCGCAGCGTGCGCATCGAGGCGCCCCCTGAGCGGATCTACGGATTGATCGACGACCTGCATCAATTCAATCGCTGGAATCCGTTCCTGCGCAAAGATCCCGCGGCGCAAGGCACTTATAGCGGCACGCCAAGCGGCAAGGGCGCCCGTTATGCGTGGCAAAGCGAAAAGGTCGGCGTGGGGCAAATGGAGATCGTCGAGACGGCGGCGCCGTCGAACGTGACGATGAACCTCGATTTCATCAAGCCGTTCGAGGCGCACAACATCGCCGATTTCACGTTGAAGCCGGAGGCCGGTGCGACGCAGGTCACCTGGGCGATGCATGGGCCTTCTCCGTATCTGTCTAAGCTGATCGCGGTGTTCGTCAGCATGGACCGGATGGTCGGCAAGGATTTCGAAGACGGCCTGGGCAATCTGAAAACGCTGGCCGAGGCGAGTTGA
- a CDS encoding VOC family protein: MHKQIYVNLAVGDLERSKAFFSAIGFSFEAQFTNEQAACLILGENLYAMLLVKDLFKSFTRKSLCNPKESTEALLGLSCESRGEVDALVAKALAAGGTVPRAPQDYGFMYGHGFEDIDGHIWELIYMDPNAKAVD; the protein is encoded by the coding sequence ATGCATAAGCAGATCTACGTCAATCTCGCCGTCGGCGACCTCGAACGATCGAAGGCATTTTTCAGCGCGATCGGTTTCAGCTTCGAGGCGCAATTCACCAACGAGCAGGCCGCGTGTCTGATCCTCGGCGAGAACCTCTACGCGATGCTGCTGGTCAAGGACCTGTTCAAGTCCTTCACGCGCAAGTCGCTTTGCAATCCGAAGGAAAGCACCGAGGCGTTGTTGGGCTTGTCGTGCGAGAGCCGGGGCGAGGTGGATGCGCTGGTCGCGAAGGCGCTCGCCGCCGGCGGCACGGTGCCGCGCGCGCCGCAGGACTACGGTTTCATGTACGGGCACGGCTTCGAAGATATCGACGGACACATCTGGGAGCTGATCTACATGGATCCGAACGCCAAGGCAGTGGACTGA
- a CDS encoding RNA polymerase sigma factor, protein MTKPATHRAIEAVWRIESAKVIAHVARIVRDVGLAEELAQDALVSALEHWPDAGVPDNPGAWLMATAKNRALDRLRQDALHARKREELGHDLDALEAHLVPDFVDTLDAARADDIGDDLLRLVFTACHPVLSTDARVALTLRLLGGLTTDEIARAFLVPEPTIAQRIVRAKRTLSAAKVPFEVPQADARAPRLASVLQVIYLIFNEGYSATAGDDWMRPALCEEALRLGRVLSGLVPDESEVHGLVALMEIQASRTHARTDAEGRPVLLLDQDRSRWDPLLIRRGLAALGTAHALGGASGPYALQAALAACHARARRAEETDWPQIVALYDALAQVAPSPVVELNRAVAVGMAFGPAAGLEIVDALAADPALANYHWLPSVRGDLLEKLGRVEEARAEFERAATMTRNARERELLLERAARGSTH, encoded by the coding sequence GTGACAAAGCCGGCCACCCATCGTGCCATCGAGGCAGTCTGGCGGATCGAATCCGCCAAGGTCATCGCCCACGTTGCGCGGATCGTGCGCGACGTGGGGCTCGCCGAAGAACTGGCGCAGGACGCGCTGGTGTCGGCGCTCGAACATTGGCCTGACGCGGGCGTACCCGACAACCCGGGAGCGTGGCTGATGGCGACTGCGAAGAACCGCGCCCTCGACCGCTTGCGCCAGGACGCGCTGCATGCCCGCAAGCGCGAAGAATTGGGCCACGATCTCGATGCATTGGAGGCACATCTCGTGCCGGATTTCGTCGATACGCTCGATGCCGCACGCGCCGACGATATCGGCGACGACCTGCTGCGGCTGGTGTTCACGGCGTGCCATCCGGTGTTGTCGACCGATGCACGCGTTGCGCTGACGCTGCGGCTGCTCGGCGGCCTCACTACGGACGAAATCGCCCGCGCGTTTCTCGTGCCCGAGCCGACCATCGCGCAGCGCATCGTGCGGGCCAAGCGCACGCTATCCGCGGCCAAAGTGCCGTTCGAGGTGCCGCAGGCGGATGCGCGTGCGCCGCGGCTCGCATCGGTGCTGCAGGTGATCTATCTGATTTTCAACGAGGGCTATTCGGCCACCGCCGGCGACGACTGGATGCGTCCGGCGTTGTGCGAGGAAGCGCTGCGGCTCGGGCGCGTGCTGAGCGGGCTCGTGCCGGACGAAAGCGAGGTGCACGGCCTCGTCGCGTTGATGGAAATCCAGGCGTCGCGTACGCATGCGCGCACCGATGCCGAGGGCCGGCCGGTGCTGCTGCTCGACCAGGACCGCAGCCGCTGGGACCCGCTGCTGATTCGCCGCGGACTGGCTGCGCTCGGCACCGCGCACGCGTTGGGCGGCGCGAGCGGGCCGTATGCGTTGCAGGCGGCGCTCGCCGCCTGTCATGCGCGCGCTCGCCGTGCCGAAGAGACCGATTGGCCGCAGATCGTCGCGCTGTACGACGCACTGGCGCAGGTGGCGCCTTCGCCGGTGGTGGAATTGAACCGGGCGGTGGCGGTCGGCATGGCGTTCGGACCGGCTGCCGGTCTGGAAATCGTCGATGCGCTCGCCGCCGACCCGGCGCTCGCGAACTATCACTGGCTGCCGAGCGTGCGCGGCGACCTGCTGGAGAAACTCGGCCGGGTAGAGGAGGCACGCGCCGAGTTCGAACGCGCAGCCACCATGACGCGCAATGCGCGTGAGCGCGAACTGTTGCTCGAGCGTGCTGCGCGCGGCAGCACGCATTGA
- a CDS encoding DUF4337 domain-containing protein → MSEEYEVHGPHDHAVEHAGHHDADPFASRMAVMTAILATIGALCAYQSGNSENLALYYKNEAAIKKTEASNQWNYYQAKGEKQNLAELGAALSPGNTDAHAKFVADVDKYKQQKEPIRAKAEAIEKEVVDNDAKSEALLHGHHRWAQATTLIQVAIALCAITLLTRKKWLRNLSFGTAAAGVITAAVAFFSA, encoded by the coding sequence ATGTCTGAAGAATATGAAGTGCATGGTCCGCACGACCATGCGGTTGAACACGCGGGCCATCACGACGCGGACCCGTTCGCGAGCCGCATGGCCGTGATGACGGCGATCCTCGCGACGATCGGCGCACTGTGCGCCTATCAGAGCGGCAACAGCGAAAATCTGGCGCTGTACTACAAGAACGAAGCCGCCATTAAAAAGACTGAAGCGTCGAATCAATGGAACTACTACCAGGCCAAGGGCGAGAAACAGAATCTCGCTGAACTCGGCGCTGCGCTGTCGCCCGGCAATACGGATGCGCACGCGAAGTTCGTCGCCGACGTCGACAAATACAAGCAGCAGAAAGAGCCGATCCGCGCGAAGGCTGAAGCGATCGAAAAGGAAGTCGTGGACAACGACGCCAAGAGCGAAGCGCTGCTGCACGGCCATCATCGCTGGGCGCAGGCCACGACCTTGATTCAGGTGGCGATCGCCCTGTGTGCGATCACGTTGCTGACCCGCAAGAAATGGCTGCGCAATCTGTCGTTTGGGACTGCGGCTGCGGGCGTAATCACCGCCGCTGTGGCGTTCTTTTCGGCGTGA
- a CDS encoding DUF1427 family protein → MKAYLISLAAGVVVGLLYSVMQVKSPAPPTVALVGLLGMLAGEHAILLVRTWLAVGIH, encoded by the coding sequence ATGAAAGCGTATTTGATCTCACTCGCTGCCGGCGTCGTGGTCGGTCTGCTGTACAGCGTCATGCAGGTAAAATCGCCTGCCCCGCCGACGGTCGCCCTGGTCGGATTGCTCGGCATGCTGGCCGGCGAGCATGCAATCCTGCTCGTGCGGACATGGCTGGCCGTCGGCATTCACTGA
- a CDS encoding quinone oxidoreductase family protein gives MKAIQFKTFGDPEVLEYVDLPTPQADADSAVVQVKAASVNPSDVKNVSGHFEHTVLPRTPGRDFSGVVVDGPQAWLGAEVWGTGGDIGFTRDGTHAEFIRIPLAALSRKPATLSHTEAAAIGVNFVVAWLGTVEYAHLQARETIAVIGAGGGVGGAVVQIAKARGARAIALDRHPLSADTPAGRLIDDYVPFDENVTAGVRALTGGAGADVVYDTVGGVAFETALSLVKRRGRVLEISATGKRRVEFDLIGFYHNETQLLGVDSAKLGVAESAPLMTALVDGFESGKLQGPAIAQVFPLERAREAYEAVAAGTRGRVVITM, from the coding sequence ATGAAAGCGATTCAGTTCAAGACATTTGGCGACCCCGAGGTGCTCGAATACGTCGATCTGCCGACGCCCCAAGCCGACGCGGACAGCGCCGTCGTCCAGGTCAAGGCGGCCTCGGTGAATCCGAGCGACGTCAAGAATGTGTCCGGCCATTTCGAACACACCGTCCTGCCGCGCACGCCAGGCCGCGATTTCAGCGGCGTCGTGGTGGACGGCCCACAGGCATGGCTCGGCGCAGAAGTGTGGGGCACCGGCGGGGACATCGGCTTCACGCGCGACGGCACGCACGCCGAGTTCATCAGGATTCCGCTCGCCGCGCTGTCGCGCAAGCCCGCCACGCTCAGCCATACGGAAGCCGCCGCGATCGGCGTGAACTTTGTGGTCGCCTGGCTCGGCACGGTCGAATATGCACACCTGCAGGCGCGCGAGACGATCGCCGTCATCGGCGCGGGCGGCGGTGTCGGCGGCGCGGTGGTACAGATCGCGAAAGCGCGCGGCGCGCGCGCGATTGCCCTCGACCGTCATCCGCTTTCTGCCGATACGCCCGCCGGCCGGTTGATCGACGACTACGTTCCGTTCGACGAAAACGTCACCGCGGGCGTCCGGGCGCTGACCGGCGGCGCCGGCGCGGACGTGGTGTACGACACGGTCGGTGGCGTCGCGTTCGAGACCGCACTGAGTCTCGTCAAGCGCCGCGGCCGGGTGCTGGAAATCAGCGCTACGGGCAAACGCCGCGTGGAATTCGACCTGATCGGCTTCTATCACAACGAAACGCAACTGCTCGGCGTGGACAGCGCCAAGCTGGGCGTCGCCGAATCGGCGCCGTTGATGACGGCGCTGGTGGACGGCTTCGAAAGCGGCAAGCTGCAAGGGCCGGCCATCGCGCAGGTCTTTCCGCTCGAACGAGCCCGCGAAGCCTACGAGGCAGTGGCCGCCGGCACGCGCGGCCGCGTCGTCATCACGATGTAA